ATGCAGGTAGGTGCAGCCACCAAACATCTGTCCGGCATTGCGCGGCGGTGATATCTGCTCCTGCGAGAAACAGCCGGTAGCGCCGCCCTGGCGCGTGAAGTACGCGTCCTTGATCTGCTCCTCCGGTGCCAGATAAATACCCCAGATCCAGCGGTCCACCACGGCGTGCTCGGCGTAGGTGCCGTCAGGAAACACGTTAAAGGCGTACGCGGCAGTTTCCCAGTACTTGCCGTGGAAGGCGTACAGGTGATTCCATTGCGCCTCCGCGCCCGTCTTCGGAATGGGAAAGAAAACGCCAGGCTTGAAGCTTGTCTCGTCTATACAGCGCTCTTCACGATGCGGACCCAGAGATGGGTTGCAGAACTGCGTATTGGCGGCGTTATGAATCGACCCTTCGTAATACCACTGCGGATACGACGCGCTGCGCCGGGTCGGGTAGACCGGCATACGGAAGGTGTCCGGGTACTTTTGCAGTAGCGCGATCTGCCCCGGCGCGAGAAACTTTTCGTATTGCTGATAGTTCTGGGCCGTGACAGTAAATACCGGCTGGTCACTCGGGTAGGGGTCAATGTACCACTTGCCCTCTTCGTACCCCGCCGGGGCTTGGGTGATACCGCCTTCCCAAGCCGGAATGGAGCCGTCCGCATTGCCGGCCCGTATGGCGCCGACCGGAGTCAGCTCGGTCCCCTCGATTCCCAGCCGGGCTGCTTCCTCCGGTGCGACCTTGGCCAAGGCGCTGCCCGCAAGCAACATGGCAAGCAAGGCGCATATTCCATTTTCGAACAGCTTCATGGAATCCCCCGCATCGCTTTAAACGAATGATTAAAAAAGGCGGGGCGCCAGCGCCCCGCCTTTGTCGGGCATCAGGCGCTGTCCTCAGCGAACACCAAACTTGCGCAAGCCCGCTGGCGTATAGAGCTCCTGATCCGGCCTGCCTTTGGCCGTGAAATCCGGCGGTGCAGCCGTGCCTTTGGGTCCGACGTTATAGAAGGAGTTGAGTGCCGAATGCCGGCCGGAGATGAGGTCGGAGTGGTCATCACCCCAGAAATAGGGCAGCGGCACGTTGTAGTAATTCATCAGGTAGGACTCGGTCACCCGCCACAGATCGCCGCGGGCGTCGTACATGTCGCCCAGTGCGCCGTCCCAGCTATCGGCGTCGATATAGGCGAAACGGTGCGGCGACAGGTGGCGGAAGCCGGGCTTCAGCTTGGCCTCCACCACCCACACGCGGTGCAGTTCGTAGCGCTTCAGGTCAGGGTTGTTGTGGCCTTTCATGACGATGTCTTTGAAAGTCAGCCCCGGCTGGGCGATCTTGTAGCTGTTGTAGGGGATGTATATTTCCTTGAGCTGCAGCGGCCCGTACTCGTACCATTCCTCCTGGCCGGTCAGCCAGAAGGTCCAGCGCGAGTCGCCTGTGCGCAGGCCGTCCGAGCCGGTGCCGGGGCTGTCGTAGAAACCGATTTCCGGCGCCTTGCGCACCCGGCGCTGCCCCGGCACGTACAGGTAGGCGTCGAAGGTGGTGTCCTGCAGGTACAGGCAGGCGCTGAAGATGGTGCCGGCGGAGCGCGGCGGCGAAATGTCTTCCTGCGAGGCGCACAGGCCGCCGCCGCCCAGCCGGGTGAAGCGTTCGTGCGTCAGCGGGGGGTCACCGCCGGCGTCCGGGCCGATCCACAGCGGCATCAGGAAACGGTCAAGCTTGACCTGTTCGGCGTAGCTGCCGTCGGGAAAGGCGTTGTAACCATAGGCCGTTGCGGTGTACCACTTGCCGACGAAGCGGAAGGTGTGGTTCCACATCACCTCGGCGGCGTCGTTGGGAATCGGAAAGAACACGCCTGGCTTCGAGGTATTCGAGGCCAGGCAGCGCGTTTCACGGTTCGGCCCGGGCGAGGGGTTGCACCACTCGGCGCGGGTGGCGTTGTAGATCGAGTTGTCGTAGTGCCATTGTGGAAACGACGCGCTGCGTCGGCTCGGATACACGTTCATCTTGTATGTATCCGGGTACTTCTTGAACATCGCGATCTGTCCCGGCGTGAGCTTGTCAGCATATTGCTGATGGTTTTGCGCCGTGATGGTGAACAGGATCTTGTCGTCGGCGTAGGGGTCGATGTACCAGTCGCCCTCCTTGTAGCCGGCGGGAGGCGTCTTGATTCCGCCCTCCCAGGCCGGGATCGTTCCGTCCGCGTTGCCGGCCCTGATGGCGCCAAACGGTGTCAGCTCCGTGCCCTCGAGTCCCAGTCTTGCCGCTTCCTCGGGCGACACCTTGGCGACCGCCCCGGTCGCCAGGAGCGCGCCAACCGCCAGAAAAACGCAATTGCGCCGTATATGCATCACCGTCCTCCTCATGCAACAAACCAGCACCGTGCAGGTGCGCCATGTACGCATCAGGCAATGCCGGCCATCCATGGCCGAGGAGGCTCAGATCCTTGGGGTTCCTCGTAAAGTCAGGGTGCCGGACGGATTGCTCCGGTCGGCACATCGCGTCAGCCTCCCCGCCCTCGCCCGGAAATCCGTTTTTATAGTTCGGACACGGTCGATGCTGGCACCCGCCGGCAGTCATGTCAACGGTCGTTCAGTACAAGTCGCCCGTCGACCAACGGACCGGGCGGTCGGTCCGCAGCCGGCTGCTATGCTGCACAGCAGGACATCGTTGGGGGAGGGGTTAAAGACATGAACGCCGGCGCGCGTCAGGGTTTGCCGCAGTGGTTCGATCAGGCACGCTTTGGCGCCTATCAGGTGCGCGTGGTGCTGTTGTGCTTTCTGGTCACCACCTTCGATGGCTTCGATACGCAGGCGATCGCCTTCACCGGGCCGGCACTGGCGCAGGCGCTGGGCGTGGGGCCGCGCGGGCTGGCGCCCATCATCACGGCGGGCGTGGCCGGCATGGCGCTCGGCGCGGTGCTGTTCGGGCCGCTGGGCGACCGTTACGGCCGACGCGCGGCGGTGTTGCTGGCGACGGCCGTGTTCGGGCTGTTCTCGCTGCTGACGGCGTTTGCCGTCAATGTTGAGCAGCTCATGGTGCTGCGTTTCCTGACCGGCATCGGCATGGGTGGCGCGGCGCCGAACGTGTATACGCTGGCGTCGGAGTTCTCGCCCCATCGCCACCGCGGCCTGGTGATGCTGCTGGCCGGGCTCGGCTTGCCGGTCGGCGCCATATTGGGCGGCCTGATCGCCGGGCAGGTCATTCCCGCCTGGGGGTGGCAGGGCGTGTTCGTGCTGGGCGGAGTCGCTCCCTTGCTGTTCCTGCCGCTGCTGTGGATTCTGTTCCCGGAATCGCCTTACTACCTGGCGCGACGCAATCGGCAGTCGGCACTCATAGGTTTGCTGGCGCGGGTGGCGCCCGCCGCTGCGCCGACCGCCGATACGGTGTTCACGCTGCCGGAGGCGCCGACCCGCGTCGGTGCCGCGGCCTTGTTCTCGCCGGCCCTGCGGCACAACACGGTGGCCATCTGGGGCACCTATTTTTTCAACTGGGTAGCCTGGTTCGGCCTGGTGCTGTGGATTCCGTCGGTGCTTACCGCCGCCGGCCTGCCCCGGGAACAGGCCGGCCTGGCGACGGTGACGCTCAACGGCGCGGCGCTGTTGTTCATGCTGCCGCTGGCCTGGCTGTTGCCCAAACTGCCGGTACGCCGGGTCATCCTGCTGCTGCTGGCTGGCGCGGTGCTGGTGTCGCTGCTGCTGGCGCGGGCCGGCGGCAACTGGCCGCTGGTGTTCGCACTGGTCGGGCTCAGTGGCCTGTGCGTAGGCGGTCCGCAGATCGCCCTCAACTATCTGGCGGTGTCCATTTA
This Immundisolibacter cernigliae DNA region includes the following protein-coding sequences:
- a CDS encoding DUF1329 domain-containing protein, which produces MKLFENGICALLAMLLAGSALAKVAPEEAARLGIEGTELTPVGAIRAGNADGSIPAWEGGITQAPAGYEEGKWYIDPYPSDQPVFTVTAQNYQQYEKFLAPGQIALLQKYPDTFRMPVYPTRRSASYPQWYYEGSIHNAANTQFCNPSLGPHREERCIDETSFKPGVFFPIPKTGAEAQWNHLYAFHGKYWETAAYAFNVFPDGTYAEHAVVDRWIWGIYLAPEEQIKDAYFTRQGGATGCFSQEQISPPRNAGQMFGGCTYLHNTDFDAYLYVPGQRRVRKAPEIGFYDSPGTGSDGLRTADQRFLFAITGAEEWYEYAKPVLREMIIPYNSYKLASPEYDFKDIVKKGHVNSDLKRYELHRVWVVEAKLKPGFRHLGPRRFVYLDEDSWWGVYAEMYDQQDKLWRVSEAYPMNFYNLPAIVWWGEAHMDVINGRYSSANAWYNQGAKLGTFPPNYKKMPDPALFTPAGLRKYGVR
- a CDS encoding DUF1329 domain-containing protein encodes the protein MHIRRNCVFLAVGALLATGAVAKVSPEEAARLGLEGTELTPFGAIRAGNADGTIPAWEGGIKTPPAGYKEGDWYIDPYADDKILFTITAQNHQQYADKLTPGQIAMFKKYPDTYKMNVYPSRRSASFPQWHYDNSIYNATRAEWCNPSPGPNRETRCLASNTSKPGVFFPIPNDAAEVMWNHTFRFVGKWYTATAYGYNAFPDGSYAEQVKLDRFLMPLWIGPDAGGDPPLTHERFTRLGGGGLCASQEDISPPRSAGTIFSACLYLQDTTFDAYLYVPGQRRVRKAPEIGFYDSPGTGSDGLRTGDSRWTFWLTGQEEWYEYGPLQLKEIYIPYNSYKIAQPGLTFKDIVMKGHNNPDLKRYELHRVWVVEAKLKPGFRHLSPHRFAYIDADSWDGALGDMYDARGDLWRVTESYLMNYYNVPLPYFWGDDHSDLISGRHSALNSFYNVGPKGTAAPPDFTAKGRPDQELYTPAGLRKFGVR
- a CDS encoding MFS transporter; this encodes MNAGARQGLPQWFDQARFGAYQVRVVLLCFLVTTFDGFDTQAIAFTGPALAQALGVGPRGLAPIITAGVAGMALGAVLFGPLGDRYGRRAAVLLATAVFGLFSLLTAFAVNVEQLMVLRFLTGIGMGGAAPNVYTLASEFSPHRHRGLVMLLAGLGLPVGAILGGLIAGQVIPAWGWQGVFVLGGVAPLLFLPLLWILFPESPYYLARRNRQSALIGLLARVAPAAAPTADTVFTLPEAPTRVGAAALFSPALRHNTVAIWGTYFFNWVAWFGLVLWIPSVLTAAGLPREQAGLATVTLNGAALLFMLPLAWLLPKLPVRRVILLLLAGAVLVSLLLARAGGNWPLVFALVGLSGLCVGGPQIALNYLAVSIYPTAVRASGVGWAIGMGRLGTVAGGAAGGLVLADFGPQGFFLALIVPLALAILAALLVRSADHPGPGDKIGD